The Labrus mixtus chromosome 18, fLabMix1.1, whole genome shotgun sequence DNA segment GTTGTttgcctgtttatttcccttttctctATCTTACCATACATCTGGTTTTATCAGGGTGTATGTCATAcgtttttaattcatgttttagCAGATTTAagtttactgtttttttgttcctaTAACAAACTTTGAAGAGTACTTTAAAATAGTTGTTTATTGTTATACTATAATTGACCATGTAAAATTAAGCTCAGTGTTTTTCCTTTAGTTTCTCAGCCCCTTGAGGTATTTCCATAAATATTtaccagttgttgtttttttctgaattattttgttgttgttgtttaattttttcAGGATGATTCCTGAATCGGGATTGTCTTTCCAAAATTGATTGTAAAACACTCTTACCATCTAGTTTCCTCAGTTTTGGGAGTCTTTTAGAGGCTTCATCCATCCAGGTTCCTTCAGCTGAGTATTTCTCCTCCAGAGGATTTCCAACAAACACCAGGTCTACGAGGCACGGCAAGTCAGCTAGCCTCACGAACTCTCCTTAAAAAACAAAGGTGAGGATaccaacagcaaaaaaaagatctgcacaTTAAGTTACAAAATCTGCAATACATGAAATACTTTTAAACTAAGagttcatatacagtatatagcaAGCTTAACATCTCTCCTGCATTTCAGTGTCACATTAAAGCAGCAACTTTATACACTAAATACAGTTCTTTAAAATGACCAGATTATTGCAACTTACCCCAGTCTTTGACCAGGTTGTTGGAAATGTAGAGGACTTTGAGTTTTTTCATGCTGTGGATTCCCTTCAGCTTCTCGATCACGTTATAGGAGATCCACAACTCTTCTAATGTTTCCCCTACAGCCTCCTGCACGAACACAACGAGATACAAagacaatataatataatttcaATGTGTGTAATTACTATTCAATTATTGAAACACAAGGACTATAAAACTACAGACAGTTCATTCTGTTTACAACTTACCAGCCCAGTAAGAGCCTTGATATTGTTCCTTCCTAAAGACAAGATCTTCAAGTTCTCTGGAAGcacaaaacacatcacataACAGCAGTCATATGAATGTgataggtgtgtatgtgtgtggtaaagttatactgtatgtatgtatgcagaCAGTACTCACTCAGGCCGTTGAGATTGGTTATTTTCTCGATGCAGTTTGTGGACAGAGACAGCTTTCTGTGGAGGATAGAGTTCATTAACATGAATTTAAAGGATGATTTCATAGACTGGTTTCATCATTATCAGTATTAAAGTTACAGGctctgttcatgttgtgagAAATAAGATCACAGTTTGACATAACTCAACCACTTACAGTAATAGTGTATCACTAGTTTGAGTTTACAAGAAGTGACAGAAATTAAATCATCAGATTTAAGTTATAATACGATTTGACTTTTAATTggtttataacattttttttttattttgaactggTCCCTTTCCCAAAGGCTATTATTTTAGAGTAAAATGTATCCTCCTTATCTCTCATGAAGAAAGGAAGAATAACAGAGAGACCACGTATTGGGTcctagattaaaaaatatatatggcTCAGTGTAAGTACCGAAAAATATTACATGCACGCTCAGAGGCAAATTTAATTAGTACGAAAAGATGTGGACATCTTTAATATTTTCTAGAGCGAGGAGACTTGGGgaataaatgattaaaataaagagaCTTGATGATCATTTCCTGTACATCCTACGTTAATAAAGTAGATTACATTTCTATTGCCTATTATTTAATACTTCTTAAATTCAATGTATCAATAAgaatttcaaataaaacttaTGTGAAACAAAGTGAAAGTTGTTAACATCTTTACAGCTTTAGGTTAGGGGTTTTTAACTATTTAGAGTGAAATTGTTTGGTTTTTCAGCGAGACGAACATGAACAGCACATTTAACATGTTAACATATGTTTGTACAGCATATCGACCTTTTGAGATAACAACAGTtacagtacaggtacaggacTCACTCGCAGTTGGTGAGTGTGGAGAGAGAAGCATCCATCTTCTCTATCGGAGGAATCTGACCGTACAGTTTTATGGCTGTAGCCTCGCTCGCTTGTTCCCCTGACTTCTCGccctacacatacacacacacacaca contains these protein-coding regions:
- the dnal1 gene encoding dynein axonemal light chain 1 isoform X1, with the translated sequence MAKATTVKEALAKWGEKSGEQASEATAIKLYGQIPPIEKMDASLSTLTNCEKLSLSTNCIEKITNLNGLKNLKILSLGRNNIKALTGLEAVGETLEELWISYNVIEKLKGIHSMKKLKVLYISNNLVKDWGEFVRLADLPCLVDLVFVGNPLEEKYSAEGTWMDEASKRLPKLRKLDGTPVIKEEEEEEGES
- the dnal1 gene encoding dynein axonemal light chain 1 isoform X2; this translates as MDASLSTLTNCEKLSLSTNCIEKITNLNGLKNLKILSLGRNNIKALTGLEAVGETLEELWISYNVIEKLKGIHSMKKLKVLYISNNLVKDWGEFVRLADLPCLVDLVFVGNPLEEKYSAEGTWMDEASKRLPKLRKLDGTPVIKEEEEEEGES